tatttactgtagcacaacattgtcaaatcatagactaattaggcttaaaaaattcgtctcgtaaattagccacaatctgtgcaattagttatttttttcgtctatatttaatacttcatgcatgtgtccaaacatctgatgggacagggactaaaatttccctgtagtaaccaaacaccccctcagTCAGTTAATATTGCTTTTCTCACACAACAAAATCAGCACCGGATTTATCGGTCTATgaactaagggggtgtttagatcccacccaaaatccaaaattttccaagattccccgtcacatcgaatcttgcggcacatgcatggagcaataaatataggtaaaaagaataactaattgcacagtttgcccgtaattgacgagacgaatcttttaagcctaaatagtccataattagacaatttttgtcaaatacaaacgaaagtgctacagtgcccatTTTCTAAACTGGATGGGATCTAAACACCCCCGAAGCCGTCTGTGTGGAGCCTGTCCTGTCCTGCCTCTGAATCTGAATGCCCTCTGCCTGAAGAGTCATGAGTGTTGTTGAGCCTTTCAAAGTATGTGCCCGTGGCGTCCAGAAAGATGGTTTTGGATCCTAGCTGCTACTGACTTCCTTGTTGTTTAGAGTGTCTTCaataaaaaatttatatgaaCATCTAAATTTAAAATATGTAGTAAGATACTCAAAATcagtctccaacagagtacctatatggaagacatattttgggttgcctgagaggcatAACTTAAATATGGACACCCTCTCTCCTAAAAACTTATTTgcagaaagaattctctttttggtcttgttgttggagaagatgccaaatatgtattgaaccttttAACTATAACgttattcaaaaataaataagtcttgtattttggttgttgttgttggagatagccttagttttttttttttagtaTACTAAACTCTATCCCTCTGGTGTATCCGCAGCATAGCTTGATGATGCTACTAGCAGTTAACTAAAGTGCCATTATCTCTTCTGGAGTTCTGGACGTATCAGCAGGTTGTTCACAGATTTAGCTCCAATTGAGTGATTAGTACTCATGGCTTGATGAGTTGTGCATTTTTCAGACTGGTATTGAGGAACAAATATTTCTAATCCAAGAACAGAATCACACACAGGGTGGTGCACTGGTGTAGTTCTCGACTTCTCGTCCTCTCGATGCTACTGACAGCAATTAGCATTACATTTATTTATGTCCAGGAGAGACGCATCAGTCATCATAGTACCTCTTTGCCTATTATTCATAGATGACACTAATTACTAAAATAGTACTCTATAAATAGTCAGCGTGTTCGTTGATTGGTTTCTAGACCGATAAATTTAACTGATGCTGGTAcgttgtaaaagaaaaatactgaCTGACTGATAATTCCTGACCGAAACCAAAACGAACAAGAACAACTGATGAATGAGTGATGGGATCACAAGACAGAGCTTTTATCCAGCAGGACGAATCCTGGAGCCTATCACTGTTATTCTGCCCTAGGGTTCACAAGTCACAATACAACAAAAAAACAGATTGGGGGCCTCTCTGCATTCTACTGGTACTAGCAGTACAGACCACACTTAATCAACAGCAAAACCCATGGATTAATTAATTAAACAAACAGAcaaatggatggatggatgaatgaatgtgaacTAACACAATACAAGCATACTAACCATCAAGTAGTGTAGTGAGAACTGAGAAGGCACAGCAGCAACAGCATGGTTCTTTTCCTTTGCAATCCAATCCCATCAACACTAGTAGCTCCCTCCTCTCTCCCCTAATGACATGTGAGCCCTCAACTCAAACCTACCTTAATGCCACTGTTCACCGTTTATCATAGGGAATAATTGTCCCCCTTCCATTCCCCATATATTAATCCCGTCTCCCCTCACCCTTTCCCTCACCCATGGCATTGGCATCCATCGCTCTCCCTCTCCCCACCACCACACCTTCCTCCTCCTCacaagccatagccgccaccaCCTCTTTCTGTGCTTACCCTCTCGCATTCTTCGAGTTCGAGGagaaagcggcggcggcggcgatggagctGGAAGAGCAGGCCTTCCTGGAGGAGATCCTCTCCCTGCGGAGGGACGGCTGGGACTGCAATGCCATGGGGGACTTCTCCCCGGTGGCGGCCATGGACTGCTCCTTCCAGGACCGCCACCACCAGGTGCCCACCGTCAGCGTCCTCCCCACATTCACCGCCTCCTACgcccagccgcagccgcagccgcagccggcgCCCGGCTTCGACTGCCTCAGCGAGGTCTACGGCGCCGCCGCGGCGTTCGGCGGGACCAATGCCGGTGACTACGGCGGCGAGATGGGGTTCCTTGACGTCGTCGAGccccaggcggcggcggcgctggtggacggcgtcggcgtcggcggcgtcACCGCGGGCCTCGGGGTCTGCAAGGTGGAGCCTGGCCTGGGGGAGAGTGGCGGCGCGTTCGGCCCTGGCCCCGGtgtcgcgccgccgccggccccggCGTCCAAGAAGAAGAGGGTCGAGGGGATGCCGTCCAAGAACCtgatggccgagcgccgccgccgcaagCGCCTCAACGACCGCCTCTCCATGCTGCGCTCCGTCGTGCCCAAGATCAGCAAGGTGAGAaggaccaaaaaaaaaaaaaatctctcctTTTTCTTGGTTCTTGTCCTCGGCCAAGAAAGGACATTTGCAGTAACAGCAAGCAAacaatctatctatctatctatctatggcGGCTGGGCTGATGAGAGATGAAATGTGCGTCGTGGTGCGCAGATGGACCGCACGTCGATCCTGGGCGACACGATCGACTACATGAAGGAGCTGCTGGAGAGGATCAAGCTGCTGCAGGAGGAGATcgaccagcagcagcaggaggcgcCGGGCATGCTCAGCGTCTTCCGGGAGCTCAACCCCAACGAGATGGTGGCCAGGAACACCCCCAAGGTACGTGAAGAAACGATTTTTCTAGCTGCTGATGCTGCTGCTGCGATTGGGGGAAGGGAAATGTGAGGCGAGGCTGAGATGCTGCTGCTATGTACGTGATGCCTCGTGCAGTTCGACGTGGAGCGGAAGGAGGGCGGCGACACCCGGGTGGAGATCTACTGCGCCGCCAAGCCGGGGCTGCTGCTGTCCACGGTGAGCACGCTGGATACACTAGGGCTCGACATCCAGCAGTGCGTCATCAGCTGCTTCAATGACTTCGGCATGCACGCCTCCTGCTCCGAGGTAGTGACCACTGCCTGTCCATCCATCCATTGGTTCGCGGCCATACATTACATACTCCTCCGTCAAATTggatgcaatgcaatgcatcAAGTTTGCTTCTTGAATGGTTGCTGGAGGTAAAGAAAAGCTGACAATTTTTCGCTGACAACAATGCCGCAGATGCAGAGGGACATGATCAGCACGGACGCGATAAAGCAGGAGCTGTTCAAGAAGGCTGGCTACGGCGGAGGCTGCTTGTAGAGGGCATGGCGTGGCTGGAGGAggacgaagaagaggaggagcaggaggcagCAATAAATTAAGCTTAAGCAGCGCTAGTAGCGGTGGTAGCAAGGAGCAGCAGTAGTATCAGTTCAGGTCCAGTAGCAGAAAAGGCAGGCAGGGCAGAGGCCGGCAAAGATTTGGGAGGCCTTTTTGCAATCCATCTCCCCATCATAACCCACTTCGATCTATCCATGTTAGCTGTGTGTGTCCGTCCGTCCTAGCATCATGCAGGATGCAAAGGTTGCCCTGTGCTGCTGAATCTTTCTCCTATATTTATTAATTAACAAGAGCAAAGCTCGCTGCCTTTCCAATGATTGATCAGAAATGCCTTTGGCGATTCCCTCTCTTTTTGGATATATCTATATATAATGTTCTTCATTCAGCTCCTCTGTTCTGTTATGTTCGTTGTGTTGTGGGTATATAATGTTAGCTCATATTGTGGAGGTATCAAGGAAGGAAGGGCATGTGTGTTGCTGAAATGTTCAGTCCAGCTTATGATCTGTATCAGTATGTATTGCCAATTCGCCATTGCCGGTGGACGGACACTGCAACCAGCCAATGAAGCAAAGAAATGTATTTGTAGAGTAGAAGTAGAACAGACAGGAAACAATGAGGCACTAGAGTGCCACCACAAAATTCTGCTCTTCCTTTTTCTCTTGCTGTCACATTCTGATACAACTACTACCAAGCACTAGAGTTCCGGCCGCCAAATGAAATCCAGAGGAGGGAGCGGAAGAGGAAAACCCCCTTCCCTCCATTCCATGCTTCATCTGTTCATCATCATCTGTAATGATCGCTATCACGGGACGCTGATTGGGACTCGCGGAGGCTCCAAACTTTGTTGCTTCTTGTTGATCTTGGGccctctcctttctctctctgTCCAATCCAAGCATGGAGGGTCGCTTTCGCAATCTCCCGTTTTGCTTGCTGCTCCCGTTGGTTCCATGACCGTGGTCCATGGATGGACTTCGTTTTCTGTGGGCGGTAAAAGATTTCACCACGGAAGCAGATCAGTGGCGGTTGTCGTATCTCTTGGCGCTCTGCACGGCGACCGCGGGGGAGGTTGGGCTGGGGACCATGACAAAGCTGACTAGCCGGCCACTCGCTCCTTTGCAGGAGAGAGAGGGATAGAGGAGAGGATGCCGGCGGGGAAAGCGTCATTGATGGACGTATTTGACCCCTAGTagtttttgtatatatatatacggagTGCTACGCAGACAAAGACGGTGTCCAGCCGTTTGTCTGCCCAACCCGTTTTTTTCTTCTATAATATCTTCTGATGAGCTAACAGTTCAATACTCGTACCGTCTTTAATGGAAGTCTCACCTGTCTATGAGGCAAATGATTCCAAACTTAACTAGATTTATAACAAACGGTTAACATTTATATATCAAATATAGGCTCATTATGGAAATAAAGCATCCTGACCGAATTTGTAATGGCCCTATCCTGAATCCTAATAAAGCAGCCAACCGCATCTTCAGCTAACTGATTGCTCATGGCTAATGCTGCGAGGAATGAACAACCCCCCTACCTGTCCCGTGGACGGATCGTCGTCCACTGCAGATCCATCTGAACCTTGTAAAGGTGCTCAATCTAGACTCCAATTTTTGTAGTTTTCTTGTCCAAGTCCCAGGCCAGACGCCTTTGCTTTGTTTTGCTTTTCGTAGTCGTACTAATATCTAATACAAGGAAGACGGTGACCGTGCGTGCTAATGTATAGGAGTATGTTTAGTATAGTAGTGGTAGATGGAATGAGTTGCCATCAGGACAAGATGAATGGGGTTAAGGAAGTAAAAGAATGACAGGCTTGCGCAAGTAATTAAGAAAAGAAAGACGCTGAACCGGTCGAGATGGGGACGCAGGTGGGGTGGGTgggtgttggcagcagcagcctgAGACTGGGACTGGGACTGGGACTGGAACTGGCAAGCGTGTCACTCTGCCTCTGATCACCTCGGCGCTGCAACTGTTGGTTGCCGCGCGAGGCGGGCGCTCTCCATGGCATCCGATGGGCGTCGATCCGACTTAATCGGGGTGGGTCGTCGGCCGCAATGAGGGCAGCGCCATCAGTCATCATCATAACCATAGTCCACGAGCAGGAGGCGACGCCGCCAGAAGTCCCAGTAGGGTATGGATGGTCCCAGCAGCAGCGTCTCTCTTCTCTTCAGCCCACACCACACAGTTGTATACGAGGAAATCTAACACAGAGCGCACCATGTGCTGGTGGATAGGAAAGGAAACAGCCTGCAGGACACCCAACTGGGCCGGACCCATATAACTAGCTGGGCTGGACCTTAATACTGCTGCTCTATAATAAGCAGTCCTGATTGTTTGCCTTGCCATGTGCCTTTTGATTCCATTCATGGGCCATGGCGTCGCTGCCTGTGCCTCACACCTCACAGGACACCACCACTCATTCAGTTCCAAACTTCCAATGCCAATGGATCAACACTAAGATTTTGGGCTGCTATAAGTGCTACCCCGAGAGGCCAAAGTCATGTTGTAATGTTATACTAGATGAAAGAAGCATTGATATGCTAGGTAGCAGGTACAGCAGCAATAAGGGCGCAGGGGCAGCCATAGGGCTATTACAAAATGCCGCTTTCTGCCCAAAGTTTCTGTCAACCaattacatatatatacatagtaaTTGGCAAGGGGGAGAGATAGAGAGGACGACCTGTTATTATTATATACAACTTAGAACCATGGCATCCACCAGATGTACATTTTGCCGAGGTTGTTCAGGGAGACTGCTTCAGCGATCAGCCGCCGCGCTTGGCCTTCCACGGAGAGCGGCAGTGAAGGGTTGGCTTTAACACCCACCAGAACTCCCTGGAGCCTCGATTTGATGTTAGTGATGGCCCTCTGGAAGATTGGATTGTATAAAACAAGAGATACATCAGAATGCTACCGGTGTAATGGTGGTTACTACTTCTAAGACATGTCAAATATGCGCGCGTCCAGTGCCCTTGCTGTATATGCATCGTACCTGCGCGTGTGGGTTCTGGACTTCACCTCCGCTAGACTTGTTAAGTTTGGTCCACTCGACGAGTGGATCATGGATGAAGGTCTCAAGGACAGTCATGAGGGTCTCCTTGTGGGTCCTGAGAACAGATAGAGTGATTTCACAGACCTTTAAAAATACGCCTTCATACCCAGTGATGCCCAAGCCATCGATCATGTTCTGCAGTTGAAgtccaagaaaaaaaaaaaccatgTTACAGGTCAGATATCCACAGAGCTTGAAAGGCACGAAAAACTAACCAAGACATGCTCTCGCTACTTACCTGTGTAAGCCTAAACGGCACCACCTCAGGCGTGTCCAGTAGCAAGCCCCTGTCAAACAGGCAGCTAAAATCCACGTGCACACAGTCCCCGGTCGTCGAGTCGAAGAGGATGTTTTCACCATGCCTGTCGCCCAGCCCCACGATGTGCCCAACCATCGACCACACTGCCGTGGTATGTGCATATGCCACTCTAGCACGAAACCATGCAGCTGGTTCAGAGAATGTTGTCAAGAACCATTTGTGGAAAACTGGGGGAAACATTGGAAGGATTCTGGTCTTCAGCATCACATCGTCAGGCATTTTCCCATGGCATGTGTCATATATTTTCTTGATTTGTGAATTTGTTTTTGCCCTATCAAACTTCCCAAGAGTTATGTAGATGTCCTGAAGAATATGCCGAAGACCACGAGTATTGGGCACCCATTCTACCATTCCACAATCTTCGGTAAGTGGTACCACTGCAAAGGTTCTGATATAGAGCTTTCTCCTGCGGCTCTCAGGGACCTTGGAGAGGAGACGGTTGATCATTGCATTGAACTCCATCATGCGTGAGTCTTTCCTAAGATCATCCTTAGGTTTGCAAAGAAATGGACGTTCAACTCCATCACTTCCGAGGAAAACAACCTGAAGTTCAAAATGATCAGCTGGTGAGTTGCTATCAGCCTAGTGAAGTATAGCTATAGGACCGCTAACTCTAATACTAACAAACTTGTACAAGTGTCGAACAGCCTTTTAACTTCAATATCAAATTCAACAATGATTTGTACAACACTCTAGAAATATTCACCATCTAACAAAATTTAGAATggcttttgatgtgaaatttaGTTAGCCTAAACAGTTGCTCTTCATACTAATGCAGTAATTAATCAAGCAAGGCAATGCTCAACGTACCTTCTTTGGTTTCTGAAGGGAGTTAAGAATTTCTGCTTCATCAGCTATTCCAGCTATAGTGGGATGTTGAGAGACTGAGAAGGGGTGAAAACCAGATTGATCCGACATATTTGAATCATATGATGGCAGAGCCACAGTTAAAGCTTGCTGGACAGGTAAGATAATTCCTAGTGGCATCATTCTTTTCAAGGCACTGAACTCAGTTGAGATGTTTATTGTTTTCGCCCTTGGTTGCCCTGGATGAGAGCAGAGCCTAATAAGATGGCCTATAAGATTAGTAAATTGACTGAAGAGTGCATTACTCCCACGCCGGCATCCTTTCTTTGCTGACTGCAATATTTCTGCAGCAGCATCTCGTCTTGCCAGAACAGTGGAATTAGACACTGCAGCCATCATCCAAAGAGCTTGTTGAGGGTATTCCCGTAAAATAGATGTGATGATGCATTTGACCATTCTGACAACGTCAGCATTTTGGTGACAGATGCGGGAGATCAACTGAGACAGCACAGTAAGCcactgatatgttggtagatcCTTCAAACACCCACGTATGAGGCCTAAAACCTGCAATGGGCTGATTAAGTTTCTTACGCAGAATGAAAAAAAAATgaatatgaaaaggatgtgcAGTCAATTTACATTTGCATTAATCTCTTTCATACGTTGATTGGAGGAAGATTCATTTCGGACATATATGCTTCCAAATTCAAACCAAAGAGTAAGCATTCGAGGCAGTGCTTGAAAAAGATTCTTATGTCCTTTGTGAAGTGCTTTTCCATAACATAGTAGC
The nucleotide sequence above comes from Miscanthus floridulus cultivar M001 chromosome 18, ASM1932011v1, whole genome shotgun sequence. Encoded proteins:
- the LOC136521982 gene encoding transcription factor BHLH3-like, coding for MALASIALPLPTTTPSSSSQAIAATTSFCAYPLAFFEFEEKAAAAAMELEEQAFLEEILSLRRDGWDCNAMGDFSPVAAMDCSFQDRHHQVPTVSVLPTFTASYAQPQPQPQPAPGFDCLSEVYGAAAAFGGTNAGDYGGEMGFLDVVEPQAAAALVDGVGVGGVTAGLGVCKVEPGLGESGGAFGPGPGVAPPPAPASKKKRVEGMPSKNLMAERRRRKRLNDRLSMLRSVVPKISKMDRTSILGDTIDYMKELLERIKLLQEEIDQQQQEAPGMLSVFRELNPNEMVARNTPKFDVERKEGGDTRVEIYCAAKPGLLLSTVSTLDTLGLDIQQCVISCFNDFGMHASCSEMQRDMISTDAIKQELFKKAGYGGGCL